CCGGCAAGCTTTCCGAGTTCTGCCTCGACAGGCACGCCCTTCGCGTGCGCGTAATCGACGACTTGCTTCGTCAGCCTGATATTCTCCTCAAAGGGATACTTCGACCCGTCGATCATGACCGAAGTGAACCCGCCGTCTACGCACGACTTACACATCTCGAAATCCTCGCCGTGGTCCAAGTGCAGGACGCAGTCGATGCCGGTGCACTCCATCGCCGCGTCGACGAGATGGATGAGGTACTGGTGACGCGCGTATTTGCGCGCGCCGGCCGAGACCTGCAGGATAACAGGAGCTTTCTCTTCGGCTATCGCCTCGGTGATGCCCTGTATGATCTCCATGTTATTTACGTTGAAGGCCCCTACAGCATAACCCTCTTTATATGCCTTCGCGAACATCTCTTTTGTCGATATGAATGCCATCTTGAGCTCCTCTCCTTTATTTTGTTTTTATGTCCCCACTTCCCAGGAAGACAGGTATTCCTGCTGTTCCCTGGTCAGGGTATCTATTTTTATCTTCATCGACTCGAGTTTCAGCGCAGCGATCTTCTCGTCTATGTCTTTCGGGACAGGGTAGACCTTGTTCTGTAATCTCTTCGAACTCTTTACGACGAATTCCGCGGAGAACGCCTGGTTCGCGAACGACATGTCCATGACCTGCGCCGGATGGCCTTCCGCCGCCGCGAGGTTTATGAGCCTGCCCTCGCCGAGGAGATTTATCCTGCGGCCGTCCTTCATCGTATATTCGTCCACAAAATCCCTTATCCTCCTCTTCTTCCTGCTCATCTTCTCGAGGGCCGGGATATCTATCTCGGCGTTGAAATGGCCGGAATTGCAGATTATCGAGCCGTCCTTTAACGCCTTGAAATGTTCGCCCCTGATGACATTCAAGTCGCCGGTGACGGTCACGAAGATATCGCCGATCTTAGCCGCGTCTTTCATCGGCATGACCCTGAACCCGTCCATTACCGCTTCTATCGCCTTGAGCGGATCGACCTCGGTGACAATGACGTTGGCTCCCAGGCCTTTCGCGCGGGATGCGGCGCCTTTTCCGCACCAGCCGTACCCGGCGACGACAAAATTCGTCCCGGCCACGAGCTCGTTCGTCGCCCTTATGATGCCGTCGATCGTCGACTGGCCCGTCCCGTAACGGTTATCGAACATATGTTTTGTCAGCGCGTCGTTTACCGCGATGACCGGGAAAAGGAGAAGCCCTTTCTGCTCGAGGCTCTTCAGCCTTATGACGCCTGTCGTCGTCTCCTCTGTCCCCGCTAAGATATTCTTCACGAGGTCCTGCCTCTTCGAATGTATCGTCGAGACGAGGTCCGCCCCATCATCCATTGTGATATTGGGGCGGTGGTCTAGCGCCGCGTTTATATGCTTATAATATGTCTTGCCGTCCTCGCCTTTGATGGCGAATACCGGTATCCCATAATCTTTGACCAGCGACGCCGCGACGTCATCCTGGGTGGAAAGCGGGTTTGACGCGCATAAGACGCAATCGGCTCCGCCGGCCTTAAGCGTAAGCATGAGCGCGGCCGATTCGGTCGTCACGTGGAGGCAGCATGATATCCTGACTCCCTTTAGCGGCCTCTCCTTCGCGAACCTCTTGCGTATTAGCTTCAGGACCGGCATATTCTCGTCGGCCCATTCTATGCGCAGCTTCCCCCTTTTCGCCAGGCCTATATTTTTAATATGGTATTTCATGCTCTCCTCGCGAGTGCGGCGGCCTTGTCGGTCTTCTCCCACGAGAAGCCCATGTCCTCGCGCCCGAAGTGGCCGTATGCCGCGGTCTTCCTGTAAAAAGGTTTCCTCAGGTCGAGCGTCTCGATTATGCCCTTGGGGGTCAGGTCAAAGTTCTCTTTCACGAGTTTTTCCAGCTTCGAATCGGAGACCTTGCCCGTGCCGAAGGTATCAACATTTATCGAGACCGGCTCCGCCCTGCCGATGACATAAGCGATCTGGAGCTGGCATTTGTCGGCCAGGCCCGCCGCGACGATGTTCTTCGCTACGTATCTCATCATATAGGCTGCCGAACGGTCGACCTTCGTCGGGTCCTTGCCGGAGAAAGCGCCGCCGCCGTGCGGGGTGGCGCCGCCGTAGGTGTCCACGATTATCTTCCTGCCGGTCATGCCCGTATCCGACTGGGGCCCGCCGACCAAAAAGACGCCGGTCTGGTTGATGAAAAATTCCGTATCTTTCGTAAGGTAATCGCCGACGACCGGCTTGATCACCTTCTCGATTATGTCTTTGCGCCCTTTACTCGAAAAAGCGTTCTTCTCTACGGCCTCATCGGTATGTTGAGCGGCGATAACCACATTCGTGACCGTCCTCGGCTTGCCGTTCACGTAATCGACCGTGACCTGCGATTTGCCGTCCGGGCCGAGATATTTCAATATCCCCTTCTTCCTGACCTCGGAAAGTTTCAATGATAATTTATGCGCGAGCATTATCGGCAGCGGCATCAGTTCCTTCGTCTCGCGGCAGGCGTACCCGAACATCATTCCCTGGTCTCCGGCGCCGCCCCTATCGACGCCCTGCGAGATATCGGGCGACTGGGAGTGTATCGCGTTCAGAATCGCGCAGGTATGGTAGTCGAACCCGTACTTCTGGTCCGAATAACCTATATCTTTAAGGACGTTGCGGCAGAGGTCGTGCACGTGCACAAAAGTCTTCGTGGTTATCTCCCCGCCGACAATGATCAGG
This region of Candidatus Omnitrophota bacterium genomic DNA includes:
- the ahcY gene encoding adenosylhomocysteinase, translating into MKYHIKNIGLAKRGKLRIEWADENMPVLKLIRKRFAKERPLKGVRISCCLHVTTESAALMLTLKAGGADCVLCASNPLSTQDDVAASLVKDYGIPVFAIKGEDGKTYYKHINAALDHRPNITMDDGADLVSTIHSKRQDLVKNILAGTEETTTGVIRLKSLEQKGLLLFPVIAVNDALTKHMFDNRYGTGQSTIDGIIRATNELVAGTNFVVAGYGWCGKGAASRAKGLGANVIVTEVDPLKAIEAVMDGFRVMPMKDAAKIGDIFVTVTGDLNVIRGEHFKALKDGSIICNSGHFNAEIDIPALEKMSRKKRRIRDFVDEYTMKDGRRINLLGEGRLINLAAAEGHPAQVMDMSFANQAFSAEFVVKSSKRLQNKVYPVPKDIDEKIAALKLESMKIKIDTLTREQQEYLSSWEVGT
- the metK gene encoding methionine adenosyltransferase; translation: MEKRDYLFTSESVTEGHPDKVCDQISDGVLDAVLKDDPRGRVACETYVTMGLIIVGGEITTKTFVHVHDLCRNVLKDIGYSDQKYGFDYHTCAILNAIHSQSPDISQGVDRGGAGDQGMMFGYACRETKELMPLPIMLAHKLSLKLSEVRKKGILKYLGPDGKSQVTVDYVNGKPRTVTNVVIAAQHTDEAVEKNAFSSKGRKDIIEKVIKPVVGDYLTKDTEFFINQTGVFLVGGPQSDTGMTGRKIIVDTYGGATPHGGGAFSGKDPTKVDRSAAYMMRYVAKNIVAAGLADKCQLQIAYVIGRAEPVSINVDTFGTGKVSDSKLEKLVKENFDLTPKGIIETLDLRKPFYRKTAAYGHFGREDMGFSWEKTDKAAALARRA